CCATTTGTTATTTCTTAAACGCCAAATAGATGATCTGGCAGCTTTCTTGATTTCAGAAAGAGGAGTATCTTTGATAGAGCTAATATAGGTTAGTAAAACTAGATCTTCAGAAAGTCGCAGCGTTTTGAACGAAGAACCTATACGTTCAGATTGATCATTGCTGTTAAGCCAATCTGCTACTGCTGCTTTATTGTACTCATTAGCGCTACTTCCAATCTCAATAAACTCATCATCAATTAAATCTACCAAACTGTGAAAAGAATCAGTCCTTTCTAAGAGTTTTTCTTCTAGTTCAATAATTAATTTAGTTAGTGAATCGTTCATATTTATTTTAGGAGATAAGATGTTTGTTTGATAATAACATATCTTTAAAATACGTTTATTAAGTAAACTTCTTGGGTTAGTCGCCTCCGCAAAACGATGGGTTTGTGGACGAATTGAATCGCAAAAAATAACCCTATTAATTTCCACCCAAAATAGTTGTAAACTGTTGCCTCAAATCAAAGTTCATTATAAAAATTTTTTATAGAGTTTCTGGTTCCTATTTATTTTTCTTTAGTCTAACTACGATGCTTTTTATCGACTTAACCGATAAAACAAATTTAGATAAATACTCTGCAGTCAGTGTGAGTTTTCCTTCTACGGATGTAACACCTGATTTAGAACTTTGTGTTAATTGAGTAATGCAACTCTGATTAGCGGATCCTTCGATAATACCACCACAATGAAGTAGAGTATTACGAATTTTGGATGCAGTTCTTATTGTATTCCATTCTCTAGATTCACTTAATTTATTATTATTATAAGAGTTAATCAATGGCTCATATCTACAAATTGAGGACTCAACCTTGGAAGTATCAATTGAAATATTATTATATTTAGTAACTTGCTCTAATTCACCTTCAAGGAATGAGTAAACCATAAGGAATGTGTTTATATTAAGCATTCTATCAAATTTATCTAGACTGATTTTTTCACTCTCAGTTATATCTGGTTCTTGATAATAAGCTTTTAAACGATCTCTTAAAAAGTTGTGATATTGTATGAGATTATTTGTCTCGATATTATTTAATTCGTAGATAAAATTTTTAATATCATTTTCTGACATAATACTTGTACTCTACCATTACTACTTTACCAAGTTTCTCGGTAATAAACTGAGTGAGTAATTACAACCATCACATTTTTAAGATACTGAAAATTCAAAACTTGCTTTTAGGCGCTTCAATTTATCTTCCTTGCCCTTAATAGAGCACAAGTTCGTCCACCAACTCGTATTTTTTTTGCTGCATCACTAGCTTGTACGCGCTCTCGAATAAGCTCTCGTGCCAGTTCTGAAAAGGCAGAACATATGTTGGGGTAGACGTATCAGCTTGTTATATAGCGACTAAAAGTTAATCCCCTTTTCTTTGAAGTCTAGTATCATTTCAGCAAGTTAGATCATTCACTGGCAATCTTATCTAACCGAACTACACAAATCGTGTCACCCTTGTTTTGTTTTTCTAGTAGCCGATTGAGTTCTTTGCGGTCATTTCCCCACTTATTTTTTTCCCTAAAAGGATTGCAGCAGTAAATTATTTAGTAGAGAAGCTATAGGAAATGTTGTGGTGGGAGCATTGGAAAATTTTCCATTCTATGTTGGGTAACCAAATCTTTTATAAGTATTATTAGTCCATCCTGGGCTACAGGAACAGCCCCCATAAATTGCCCATCGACTACATAGGACTCGATGACCTCCTGCATAGCCTTTTCTCCATTTAGTATATTGCAATCTCTATATTATAAATTTTAATGTGAGTGTTATATCCTAAATCTCATTACATATTGTGGCAATGACCATTTTTGTGTCAAAAATTACGGTTTGATATACTCCATAATGAAGTTCGTTAGCTTTACTCCTCTAATCTCTACGCTTTGTTGTTTTGTTACTTTAAATCCCTTAAATTCAAAAAAAGGTCTTGCTGTAATGCTCACTTCAGCAAATATTCGCTTGATGTTCAAATTCTTTGCCTTATTAAAGACTTCGTTCATTAAAGAAGTGCCAATTCCAAAACCCTGATATTCATGGTGCACATAAAAACAATCAATGTGTCCATTTGGTTCAAACTCAGTAAATCCAACTATTTTATTATCTATTAGAGCAACTAGTGGTGTAATCGTTTCCCATTTTTTCTTCCATCCGGTTAATTCTAGAGACGAGGAAGGTGCCCACGCATTAACTTGGTCTTCAGAATAATCCTGAATGTTAACATTACGAATGGTGTAGTAAAAAATATTAGCTAATTGTTGTGCATCATCAGACACATATTGTCTAATAATAATTTTATTAGTCATAATAATCTCTATTCACTGTCAGCCTGAAGTATACCCTATAGTGACGTCATGGAAGGAGGTGAATTGTGTCAGAATAGATTTAATTTTTGTATTTATTGACAGCTCATCAATATGGTCTAAGAGTCTAACATGAAACAAAATATAGCTAATGGATATCAGTCATAAACATTTTTACGATGACCCACATGTATGACGAGGACGATAAAATTATCATCCTGTCTGTCGCTAATTGTTAATTTCGCAGCAACAATTAGTAATTAGCGACAGATCGGTTTCATGTCATGCCTAACTCTTTTCGTAAAAAATGTAAATCCACAGGGCATTGTGAAAATCCCGATTGATTTTTGTTGTGAAAATCCACGAATAAGGCCTCTAATAGTTCACGTCCTTTAGCAGTCTTAGCCGCCTGTCTGGGTGTGACATTATTTAAAGCCGGAATTAGGGTATCAAGCCACGACACCCAGTGTTGATGATTCATTTGCTTTAATAGGTCTTGGATTTCGGGTGAGTTATCACAGGGGTTATTTAATTCTTCATGAGGTTCCTTTAATAACTCTTCTATGGATTTTTGAGTAGTATGTAGATAGGTAGCTTCATCGGTGCTTAGGCGAGCATTAATTTCTATCAGCACTGCTTGCGCACGATTATCAGAATTGACTTCAGTAGTCAGAGTATTTTCTTTGATAGTGATATGCCCATGAACGGTATTACTCCAGTCTTTATTCATTTTATTGCCTGCAATACACCAAGGGAATGCAATCTCTACCAATTGATTGCAGGCATTATAAATTCCATCTTTAGCTAGCTCTGATTGGTCTACGTTTTGTGCTAACTCAGCCAATGCCTCAAATGCCCTTTGAGGCGTGCAAGTCAACGTGTAGGAAATGGTATTCATGGAAAACTCATCCCCATCTGTATTTTGTAACTTTGGAAATGGGTTCTCAAGAAGCTCATGTACTAAATCCAGGTAAAGGCCACGAATTTCTAAATCCAATTCAAAGAGCATGCTATCACTAAAGAATTTAGTTTTAGCATAATATTGTTTAAATTCAACCACAGGTAACAGGCACTGTGATGGCAGGGGTTGAGGGTATATGCCGCAAGCAATGCTGTCCTCATTGATTGTGACAATGCGCGCCATGAGGACATGGCCTCTTTCTAGTGTTTGGCTACCCATCTTTTCATGAATGGTGATTTGATGTCCGCGTAAAAGGTCTTTTAGTGTAATGCTTTGTTCTCTCAGAACATGAGTAACTTCATAAATACTGTAACGGGCTTCACAGTTAGCTTTAATAAACGCTTTTTGATAAGCATCCAGCCTTGACGAGTATCTCTTTAAATAATGCTCGGCTGCAATCACTTCGGGTAACTGAACAGGGGACTCTGCCTGGTTTTCTGGAAACCAGTTGTAGAGGAACCAAGGCATGAAGGCTTGAATAAATACAGTATCTTCATCTTCAATCTTAGGGGTGTTGATATCGAAAACATAAAATTCTTCCCATGCCTTTTCTAGGCCTCCCTTTCCAAAAAGCGTAACTGCGTGCTTTGTTAATAGATTGCTTAGCTCATTATCAGCAGTACGCATTTTGTGCCAGGCATAATTTAAGGTTGTTGATTCAGTGGCTTTATTAAGACAGCATTTTTTATATTTTAATCCGCTACCACAAGGGCAGGGGTCATTTCGGTTGATTTTCATTGAATGCCCTTTAAAGTAATAAAGAGCGCATTTTATCAAATGGTAACTTGAGAAGCTAATTTGGGTGTGTGTGGTGAGCTGGTTATTTCCATTGCGTCCAGTCCGAAAAGGAGCCCAAGTTGCCTGTCTGTCGCGAATGTGTGTCACGAAGGTTCATTGAGGAACAAGCAATGAATCATGCTGTATGGGAACTCAAAATTAATAGCTTACCCAGCCTGTGGTAAAATTTTAACATCCCATTTTGGTAAATTTTCAGAACGCTTGATTTGTGATTGATATTGTTCCATTTCCTTTTTGGTAAGAGAAATGCCTCTTTCATATATTTTATCGAGTAAACTTACAGAGGCTTTTATGCCCTTCCACGTCATGGTCGATGCCCATTTTAGGGCTTTATCAACTGAGTTTAAAATTTCTCCATTCCAATGCCTTTCCAGGCTACCCCAGCATCGCTCAACAGGATTATCTTCATCTATAGGTCTCGGCGGTATATTCATTCTTCTTATTTTCATTTATATAGTGTATACGATGGTTGGAAATAATGTCCAACCAACGGAGCAGAACTCTGTTTTGACAACTCCTGAATTACAAGTAGATGCTGCTAAACTCATGTCCGATTATCAAGATAATGAAATCAATGCAGATAGCCATTATAAAAATAAATTTGTTAAAGTTGTCATGGGCCACGATTACTAGCCCACTAAAGGTCGGGTTTGGCCACGATTAATGGCCCACTCCATGGCCATCTCTGAGTCCCACTTTGAGTAGCAAATAAACAGTGTTAGTTTGGTCATTACCAATAACTAACGGATTTGTTATGAGATGAGGATTAAAACAATGGCAGAAATTAGAGAGGTGCTATATCAGCACAAAAAAGGGATGACTCAACGCAATATTGAAAAGTCTCTAAGCGTTTCACGAATGAGCATACGCAAGTACGTTTCAATGGCCAAGGATTTGGGTTATCAGGAGGATATTTCCAATGATGAGCTCGAAGTTATCGCTTTGCAGATACATAATAAAATCGTTAATACTACAGCCAACAACAGACCCAATAAATCAGAAAAAGAACTTGAGGCGCATCACGAAAAAATAGCATCACTCCTCACTGAGAAGTGGATTACCCATATGCAGATACACCGAATTTTAAGCGATAATGGTCTTGTTAGCAGTCGAAGAAGTCTTAGTCGTTATATTGAACGTCATTTCCCCTCGTTGCCTAAGGCTACGGTACATTTGTTAACAAAGCCTGGGCATGAAGCACAAGTTGACTATGCGTTTGTTGGGTTTATCAATAATAAAAAAACATACGCTTTTATTATGACGTTATCACATAGTCGGTATCGATATGTTGAGTTTGTACATTCTCAAAATCAGCAATCATGGGCGCAAAGCCATATCAATGCCTTTCATTTTTTTGGAGGCGTGCCCAACTGCATTCTTTTAGACAATTTGAAATCGGGAATTATTAAAGCACATATTTATGATCCAACGGTCAATGAAACCTATGCAGAGTTATCTCGCTTTTATGACTTTATAGCCGATCCGGCGAAGGCTCGAACGCCCGAGCACAAGGGGAAGGTTGAGCGTAGTGTTCAATTGGTAAAAGAACAGGTTATCGCGGGGATAACCTATGATGATTTGGCCTCGATGAACGCCTTTGCACGTGATTGGTGCGCTAATAAGGTATCGCACGTCATCTGCAGTACCACTGGTGAAAAGCCAATTGACGTATTTAAAAATGAAGAATTTAATTTATTAAACCCACTGCCAGCAGGCGCTTTTGATATGCCCATTTGGATGGATGCTCAAGTTCATCGTGACCATCATTTTGTTGTTGCTGGTAATTTTTATTCTGTGCCAACGATACATATCGGGACAAAGGTTAAAATTAGAGTTGGCTTGAAGACCGTTCAGGCCTATGTGAATCATGCTTTGATTAAGACCCATATTCGTAACTACGGGCGTGGACAGTGGGAAACGGATCCCAATGACTACCATAATTCTGCAAAGTATTACTTAGAAAATACTGCTGGCGTTTGTATTGAAGCGGCCAAAGCAATTGGTCAGGCAACGGAGGAAATGGTCACAAAGGTACTGGCTGAAGGCTCTAGAACGAGCTTAAGAAAAGCCCAGGCTATCATCCGCTTGGTTGAGGAATACGGTAATGAGCGCCTTGAAAATGCATGTTTACGCGCGATTTTATTTGATAATTATACTCATCAATCATTGAAAAAAATCCTCACGGAAGGCCTGGATAAAAAAGACACGAGAACATTCTCCACTAAGCGCTCGGCCAATCATGAGAACTTTGCCTATATTCGCGCAGCAAGTGATTACAGCTCAACGATGGAGGCTCATTATGAGTGATATCAATATGTTAGAGCTTGCAAAAAAACTACGTTTGACAGGGATCCCAGACACACTGCTAGCAAGAGTAGAACAGGCTCGCGCAGCGTCCCTCTCTTATGAAGAGTTGCTCTCAATGTTGTTTCAGGATGAGGATGAGGCTCGTCAACAAAAATTGCTTGCTGGGCGTGTAAGGCAAGCTCGATTTGAGGAGCCTCAGTGTTTTGAAAATTTTGAACTGGCTCGATATTCAACACAAGTCACACAAGCCATCCGCACCCTGATGACAGGGAAGTTTATCAAAGAAAAAAACCATGTCATCATCATGGGACCTGTTGGCACCGGAAAGACTCACCTGGCTCAAGCCCTGGGTCTAATGGCATGTCAACGACATAAAAAAGTCTGCTTTATAAGAGCGAATGAACTGTTAAATCAGTTCCACCAAGCAAGAGCGGATGAAACATGGACTGCGCTTTTTAAACGTTACTCACGATACGATGTGCTTATTTTAGATGACTTCGGGCTGAAAGCATTATCGCCAGAACAGTCCACTGATCTGTATGATTTAATAGCAGCTATCCATGTAAACTCTATGCTAATTATAACTACTAACCGTAAAATAGAAGGATGGATGGAGCTATTTTATGATCCGGTTATGGCAAACGCAGCATTAGATCGTATCGTAAATAAAGCTTATCGAATTGTTCTTGATGGGGAGTCATACAGGAAAAAATTTATACCGAAATTTAATTTAGTAGATGACAAGTGAGTTAAAAAAATTTACCCTAAGTGGGCTACTTTGAGTGGCCAGAGGGTGGGCTAGTAATCGTGACCCATGACAAAAGTGAATGGAGTGATAGATAGTGTTGGAAAAGATCTGCTTGGAACGGCCTATGTCACTTTAAAAACTCCGAATACATTATTCACTATCCAATGTATGTTCAATAAATCCTCGGAAGGACAATTAGGAAGTTTACAAAAAGGGCAACAAATTTCTGTTGTTGGAAAAGTGTCAGGAAAATTAGGGAATGTTATTTTAAATGATTGTTCATTTTAAAACTTATAACTTAATCTAGAATTATCTAGACGATAATAATAGATTTTACGTCTTGTTGCGGGCCTGTCTTTACCAATATTTGAGAATTAAACTACATATTTGTCTTCTGTGTCTGAAACCTATGAAACAAAACATCGGGGTAGGGGAGTGAGTCAATTATCGCAGATACCTGCTAAGTCTGATTAATACAGTTAATCAGACTTGACTAAATAATTTGCAGCGTTATTCTGTGTGTAGCGAATTATTAATTCGGTCATTTTATGTGCTTTAGTAATTCGTTACATTTTTCCAAAAATTATTTTAACTCATTTGGTTTGAGAGATATTTAAATAAGTAATAGAGTGGACACTCTCTCCCTCAATAATTTCATAAAGAAGCTGATATGCAACACGCCAGCGATGCTGTGATGAAGTAACAATGGTCACTGTTTTTTGATTTAATCGTTCAACACATCCAATAATTTCTTCTCCTTCACGTGAGAAACCAACATAATCACCCACTTTAATGGAATTTTTATTCAGTCCACGCTCTTTTTTCTCAAATATAAATTCACGACTATCAATTTTTAGCATATGGTAAGGAATTTTCCATTGACGACCATCATCTAATCGTTGTACCACTGCATTTTTGAGCGCTTTTTGTAACACACGTGCTGTAATGAAGGATTGAGTTGTTGCATCAAAATACTCAATTACATCACCTTCCTTAAATTTATTAATAAGAGCAGATATTCGTAAAGGATTTTCAAGCTCATTACTTAATGCGACTGACAAGCGGTAAATCTCAAACAAGCTGGCATTTTTTAAAAACGCCACTAATTGGTCATAGTCAACAACATCATTCATCTTTGACTACTCGAAGCGCCACAGGTTTTCTACCCGTGTTTTTCCCAGATTGTAACTCATCCAATGCCATGTGGACATGTTCACAGAGACTATCCAGAATTTGATGTGAATTATCTGAAAATTTTTGATTTAATAAATTACCAAGTAAAGCCTCAACTCCACGTAGTAACATCTCAGGATTTCGTAATGGTTGGGGTAACTCATGTATTGATTTAAATAGTGTTGTGGATAGTTCTTGTCCAATATAATTCATGGCACCAGGGAAATCATCAGGAGCCATATCAGCAATTGAATATTGATTTTTACTGGTTGTGGTTTTTCGAATGGTATCTATTCCACCGTGTTTTGCTGCGGTTTCGATTTCAGCGTAAAGCCACGTTGCACCACCTTCATTAACTGTTTCTGCAATCTCTGCTGCGGTAGACATAATGCTAATTAAAAAAAGCTGGGTCATTCCTAAAAAATCAGCATTTCTGGTAACACCACGTTCAGTTAACCTACTCATTTGTAATAGAGCATCCGTCATGATTATTTTTAATTCATCATAAATATCTTTTGTTGACATGAAATTCCTCACGTAAGCGAAGGTTCTATGTACGGCCTCCAGTGTTCTTTGCGTATTTTATAATATGTAGACTGGTAGCACGAGTATTTTTGTGAGGACACATTTTCGTGTCCTCCAAGATTATTAGCCGTTAACGGCCTCTTTTAATTTTGTTCCAGTCTTGAAGCTCACCACTTTGCTGGCAGCGATGTTAATGGGCTGTCCTGTAGCTGGATTTCTTCCGGTTCGAGCCGCTCTTTCTTTCACGGATAAGCTGGCAAACCCTGGTAATACAATAGAGTCGCCCTTAGCAAGCAAATCAGTTAAGCAGCTGATAACCGCATTTAAGGCAATTTCTGAGTCTGCTTTATTCAGTCCTGATGTGTCGCTGATGGCAGCAACAAGTTCTTTTTTATTCATAAGATGTTCCTTTTAACAGTGCGTGGCACCAATTTAGATGATGATTCGATTAAATAAGGACAATAATCGGGCACAAACCTGATTCTGTCAAATAAAATAGGTATTTTTTCGGTATCTTTATTTCTATTAATATGGATTTTGTATAAAAGCAAAAAAGGCACTCATTAAAAAGAAAATCCAAGCTGTTGATGGTTTAATTGGGGCGTTTGGTGGTTTTTCATTGGAGAAGGGGAGCGATTTTTAGCTTTGTTTTCTCTGATGATTCGAACCATTTTGGCTTTAGTTACTTCTTTATTATTCCCCATAGGTACTGAAAAAGGCAGTAGGTGTAATAGAAGGGGATCATCGCAATCAAAAATCTTGAGCTGATAGCCGCGCTGATCCCGTACCTTTGCCAACTGGCAAAAAGAATCAAAAGCCTCGCTAAAATTAGCAAAAGCCAATGTCCGGCTTTGTCCTAGTTTTGATTTAATACGCCCATTGATTAAGGTGATCACCCAGTCTTCAAGTAAATCTTTACTTAATCTAAGGGCATAATAGCGGGTGTCTTTTTCAAAACGGGCTGCATGATAGGCTTCAAGCGGTTCTAAATTGATCCATTTGAAAAAAGGGTAGGTGAAAAGCCATGGGATCATTAAAGTAATGCCATATTAGCAATTCGTTTTAAGCGATCGGGATTGTCTTGCACGTAAATTGCCGTAGTGACGATATTAGAATGGCCTGCAAGTTTTGAAACGGCTTTAATATCCGCACCGTGTTCAATTAATCGGGTAATAAAAGTGCGTCTACCTGAATGTGAACTGGCTCCAATAATACCTGCTTTATCAAAAAGTACTTTAAATAATTTTTGTAGACTGTTGGGAGTAAAGCGGCTTTTTCGCTGGGTTGTAAATAGTGGCTTATTTTGTAGTGCCTGTTCTTGATTCGTAACTGTCTTGAGGTGTACGTCTAAAGCATCGCGTACTTTTTTATTAACAAGATAGATTTGTCTTTGTTTTTCGCCTTTGGTCATTGAGCGTTTCAGATTAATTTCATCGAGTAGCTTAAATTGCCCATCGGTTACATCAGCCAGGGTGAGCGAGGCAATTTCTTTTACTCGCAAACCCAATCCAAAAGCACAATAAAGTAGGGCAATGTTGCGTATTCCAAATTGCCCTTCTTTGGCTATTAAAAGTACTCTTTTAAATTCCGCCTCACTTAAGACCTTAGCTTGACCTTCACGTGACATTAATTGCTCTATAACTACCTGATTAATCAGTATCTTATAATAAAAAGGCACTCTTTTCAAGATGAAAAAAAATCGAAGCCTCTACAGCCCTTTTTGGCGCTGATGAGTGCCTCTTTTGTCTATAAGAGGTTGTCTTTGTAAGTGGCTAATATTTT
This genomic interval from Legionella antarctica contains the following:
- a CDS encoding DUF4440 domain-containing protein, producing MEINRVIFCDSIRPQTHRFAEATNPRSLLNKRILKICYYQTNILSPKINMNDSLTKLIIELEEKLLERTDSFHSLVDLIDDEFIEIGSSANEYNKAAVADWLNSNDQSERIGSSFKTLRLSEDLVLLTYISSIKDTPLSEIKKAARSSIWRLRNNKWSMIFHQGTPIK
- a CDS encoding GNAT family N-acetyltransferase; this translates as MTNKIIIRQYVSDDAQQLANIFYYTIRNVNIQDYSEDQVNAWAPSSSLELTGWKKKWETITPLVALIDNKIVGFTEFEPNGHIDCFYVHHEYQGFGIGTSLMNEVFNKAKNLNIKRIFAEVSITARPFFEFKGFKVTKQQSVEIRGVKLTNFIMEYIKP
- a CDS encoding YecA family protein, which codes for MKINRNDPCPCGSGLKYKKCCLNKATESTTLNYAWHKMRTADNELSNLLTKHAVTLFGKGGLEKAWEEFYVFDINTPKIEDEDTVFIQAFMPWFLYNWFPENQAESPVQLPEVIAAEHYLKRYSSRLDAYQKAFIKANCEARYSIYEVTHVLREQSITLKDLLRGHQITIHEKMGSQTLERGHVLMARIVTINEDSIACGIYPQPLPSQCLLPVVEFKQYYAKTKFFSDSMLFELDLEIRGLYLDLVHELLENPFPKLQNTDGDEFSMNTISYTLTCTPQRAFEALAELAQNVDQSELAKDGIYNACNQLVEIAFPWCIAGNKMNKDWSNTVHGHITIKENTLTTEVNSDNRAQAVLIEINARLSTDEATYLHTTQKSIEELLKEPHEELNNPCDNSPEIQDLLKQMNHQHWVSWLDTLIPALNNVTPRQAAKTAKGRELLEALFVDFHNKNQSGFSQCPVDLHFLRKELGMT
- a CDS encoding ISAzo13-like element transposase-related protein — translated: MKIRRMNIPPRPIDEDNPVERCWGSLERHWNGEILNSVDKALKWASTMTWKGIKASVSLLDKIYERGISLTKKEMEQYQSQIKRSENLPKWDVKILPQAG
- a CDS encoding OB-fold protein, with translation MVGNNVQPTEQNSVLTTPELQVDAAKLMSDYQDNEINADSHYKNKFVKVVMGHDY
- the istA gene encoding IS21 family transposase, coding for MRIKTMAEIREVLYQHKKGMTQRNIEKSLSVSRMSIRKYVSMAKDLGYQEDISNDELEVIALQIHNKIVNTTANNRPNKSEKELEAHHEKIASLLTEKWITHMQIHRILSDNGLVSSRRSLSRYIERHFPSLPKATVHLLTKPGHEAQVDYAFVGFINNKKTYAFIMTLSHSRYRYVEFVHSQNQQSWAQSHINAFHFFGGVPNCILLDNLKSGIIKAHIYDPTVNETYAELSRFYDFIADPAKARTPEHKGKVERSVQLVKEQVIAGITYDDLASMNAFARDWCANKVSHVICSTTGEKPIDVFKNEEFNLLNPLPAGAFDMPIWMDAQVHRDHHFVVAGNFYSVPTIHIGTKVKIRVGLKTVQAYVNHALIKTHIRNYGRGQWETDPNDYHNSAKYYLENTAGVCIEAAKAIGQATEEMVTKVLAEGSRTSLRKAQAIIRLVEEYGNERLENACLRAILFDNYTHQSLKKILTEGLDKKDTRTFSTKRSANHENFAYIRAASDYSSTMEAHYE
- the istB gene encoding IS21-like element helper ATPase IstB; translation: MSDINMLELAKKLRLTGIPDTLLARVEQARAASLSYEELLSMLFQDEDEARQQKLLAGRVRQARFEEPQCFENFELARYSTQVTQAIRTLMTGKFIKEKNHVIIMGPVGTGKTHLAQALGLMACQRHKKVCFIRANELLNQFHQARADETWTALFKRYSRYDVLILDDFGLKALSPEQSTDLYDLIAAIHVNSMLIITTNRKIEGWMELFYDPVMANAALDRIVNKAYRIVLDGESYRKKFIPKFNLVDDK
- a CDS encoding OB-fold protein, with product MIDSVGKDLLGTAYVTLKTPNTLFTIQCMFNKSSEGQLGSLQKGQQISVVGKVSGKLGNVILNDCSF
- a CDS encoding HU family DNA-binding protein, translating into MNKKELVAAISDTSGLNKADSEIALNAVISCLTDLLAKGDSIVLPGFASLSVKERAARTGRNPATGQPINIAASKVVSFKTGTKLKEAVNG
- a CDS encoding WGR domain-containing protein, which translates into the protein MIPWLFTYPFFKWINLEPLEAYHAARFEKDTRYYALRLSKDLLEDWVITLINGRIKSKLGQSRTLAFANFSEAFDSFCQLAKVRDQRGYQLKIFDCDDPLLLHLLPFSVPMGNNKEVTKAKMVRIIRENKAKNRSPSPMKNHQTPQLNHQQLGFSF
- a CDS encoding tyrosine-type recombinase/integrase, with the protein product MSREGQAKVLSEAEFKRVLLIAKEGQFGIRNIALLYCAFGLGLRVKEIASLTLADVTDGQFKLLDEINLKRSMTKGEKQRQIYLVNKKVRDALDVHLKTVTNQEQALQNKPLFTTQRKSRFTPNSLQKLFKVLFDKAGIIGASSHSGRRTFITRLIEHGADIKAVSKLAGHSNIVTTAIYVQDNPDRLKRIANMALL